Genomic segment of Acinetobacter defluvii:
TGCAGACTGAATCATGGTCTGGCCACACTCAAAACACTTGGCTTCGTTGCCAGTGCGAGATTTTGTAAGTTGGGTATCTGGTGATCCATCTGGCAATATGTCGAAATAACGTTTACATGATGCAGCTTCACAACTGTATCGCTCTTCGTAAACACCAGGTTCTTTGCGGTACTTGGTATGTACAAGAGGCTTTTTACAGATACATGGATACTCTGTTTTGGTCACTTGGAATCTTGGCTCGTAGTTAGGACTACCATCAGGGAACACCTCTAATGGACCCGACTTACATTTTTTGCCTTTCAGGTTTGGATTGGATTTTTCACAAGAAAAGAAGTGATACGGCTTACCTGAAGAAGTTGAAATACCTTTTAACTCACGCAACCAACCGCCACACCCTTCAAGCTGACATTTGTATGTATGGTTACGGCGATATTCGTCAAAATCAGGAACCAAGTTACCGCTTTCGTCATTTGTAGAACGGTATGTTTCTTTACAGGTGCCATCTACGAACGCACGTTGAGAGCACTCAAAAAATACAGATTTATCAGTTGTAACCTGAGTCAGTGATTTGCCACATAAACATAAATGAGCAGTTGGCTCACGTACAGTTGGCTTACCCGGTTCATCTTTACCATCAACATTTCTGTTTGGCGCTGAACTTTTGCATGAATTACATGACCAGTAGACCGATGTTGTTTTGTCGCGATTGGTACCGATTTTCGGCAACATGCGTCCGTCATCACAGTTTTTACATTTGTAGACAGGGAATGAATCAAGCCAATGTTTTGAGAACTGTCCTAATTCACTTTCAATCCCTAAATGGAACTTTTGGAGTTCTTGTTTGTAATCGGCATCACCAGTAGCGATTAGATCCAGTGTTTCTTCAATTTCTTTGGTGTAAAGCGGATCTGCAAAACTAAACTTACCTCTAATGTTTTGAATCAACTTCAATCCATGCGGTGTAACTTCAATTTTCTTTTTAACAAGCTTGATATAGCCGTGCTTGATTAACCGTTCAAAGATTGATTGGTAAGTACTAGGACGACCAATTCCTTTTTTCTCAAGTAATTTGACCAATGATGGTACGGTGTAGCGTGAACGTGGTTTGGTTTTGGTCGCGATAACTTTACCAGCAATAACATTGTGGTTTTGACCGACTTCAATATCTATAGGTAGCGTATGTTCAGGTTCTTTTTCTGAATCTTCTTCACCGTCCACGTATTCAAGTGCATTTTCATCAATACTGTAGGTCTTTAATAAGCCCAACCAGCCATCTTCTTTTAAGATACGGCTAGAAGCTTTGAATTCAGCATCTTTAGTAATGCTTTCACCATCTACATTGAGAGTGACATCTTTATAGACACCTATAACGGATTTAACTTCGTATTCAGCTGGAGCCATTTGCGATGCAACAGTACGCAACCAGATTAGACGGTATAGATCCTTTTGAACTTGGTCCTTACCAGCTTCAAAGGTAAAGAAGTCACTAGGACGAATACATTCATGTGCTTCTTGAGCACCATCGCGAGATTTGGTTTTATTGCCGATAATCGCAATGCCCTCTCTCTCACCAAAAGCTTCTAGAGCTTGCATCCCCTCAGGCGAAATTACAGCAGCATCAGTACGATGGTAAGTGATATAACCACCTTCATATAACTTTTGCGCTGCTTCCATAGTTTGTTTTAGATCCAAACCAAGACGCGCTGCAGCTGCAGCTTGCAGATCAACAGTAATAAACGGCGCTGGAGCACTGCGGAAAGATGGCTTAGTTTCAACACTGGTAATGGTTAAGTCTTTTTTATCAATTACGTTTTGTAGACGGGTAATTGAAGCTTTATCTAACCACTGGTTATTGTGCACATCCTTCATTTCAGGATTAAGCCACTTAGAAAAATCCCATTTCGCAGCCCAACCTTGTTTTAGAGTTACTTCAAGATTGTAATGTTCATGTGATTTGAAGTTTTTCAGTAGATCTTCTAAATCACCAAGCACAACGAGTACGGCAGATTGAACACGGCCAACAGGAAATTTGCCTTTTAAAATGTTTGAAATTGGCTCATACAAGTAAAAACCAATCATACGGTCAAGGAAACGGCGTGTTTCTTGAGATGCCACCATACCTTGATCCAGCTCTTCACCATTTTGAAGTGCATTAGCGATCGTACTTTTATCAATAGCGTTATATTTGACGCGAATATACTGATCGTCAGATAAGTTCAGGATACGTTTTAAGTGATATGCAATGGCTTCACCTTCACGGTCCAAGTCAGTTGCGAGGAAAACCGTATCTGCATTTTTAGCAGCCTGTCTTAATTCTTGAACAACGCGTGTTTTATTTTGAGATATTTCGTATTTAGGAACAAAGGCTGGATATGAAAAACCGATCTCATGATTAGGTAAATCACATACATGGCCAACTGAAGCGCGTACAACGAATTCGTGCGGATACAGGTCATCCAAGATATGTTGAATTTTTTCGACCTTTCCGGGTGACTCTACTATGAACAAACTACTCATTAAAATTCATCCAATTTTTAACTTTCTTTAGTAATAATTACTGAAGTTAATCTAGTAATGGTTTAAGTATATACAATTTTAAAATGTTTAAATAGGTTTAAGGGTTGATAAACAAACACTTTTAAGGGCTTATTTCTTAATCTTTAGTTGGATGAACATTTCAAGTGGTTAAATTACTTCCTGTTTTCAATAATCTACGCGAAAAAAGACAACAATATTTA
This window contains:
- a CDS encoding type IA DNA topoisomerase, with amino-acid sequence MSSLFIVESPGKVEKIQHILDDLYPHEFVVRASVGHVCDLPNHEIGFSYPAFVPKYEISQNKTRVVQELRQAAKNADTVFLATDLDREGEAIAYHLKRILNLSDDQYIRVKYNAIDKSTIANALQNGEELDQGMVASQETRRFLDRMIGFYLYEPISNILKGKFPVGRVQSAVLVVLGDLEDLLKNFKSHEHYNLEVTLKQGWAAKWDFSKWLNPEMKDVHNNQWLDKASITRLQNVIDKKDLTITSVETKPSFRSAPAPFITVDLQAAAAARLGLDLKQTMEAAQKLYEGGYITYHRTDAAVISPEGMQALEAFGEREGIAIIGNKTKSRDGAQEAHECIRPSDFFTFEAGKDQVQKDLYRLIWLRTVASQMAPAEYEVKSVIGVYKDVTLNVDGESITKDAEFKASSRILKEDGWLGLLKTYSIDENALEYVDGEEDSEKEPEHTLPIDIEVGQNHNVIAGKVIATKTKPRSRYTVPSLVKLLEKKGIGRPSTYQSIFERLIKHGYIKLVKKKIEVTPHGLKLIQNIRGKFSFADPLYTKEIEETLDLIATGDADYKQELQKFHLGIESELGQFSKHWLDSFPVYKCKNCDDGRMLPKIGTNRDKTTSVYWSCNSCKSSAPNRNVDGKDEPGKPTVREPTAHLCLCGKSLTQVTTDKSVFFECSQRAFVDGTCKETYRSTNDESGNLVPDFDEYRRNHTYKCQLEGCGGWLRELKGISTSSGKPYHFFSCEKSNPNLKGKKCKSGPLEVFPDGSPNYEPRFQVTKTEYPCICKKPLVHTKYRKEPGVYEERYSCEAASCKRYFDILPDGSPDTQLTKSRTGNEAKCFECGQTMIQSAFNLRGERKYKWDCFSCGASGYDNNGEPVQRGKKKAKSKSTSTKAKSSK